The following proteins are co-located in the Pedobacter sp. FW305-3-2-15-E-R2A2 genome:
- a CDS encoding translocation/assembly module TamB domain-containing protein yields MNKYIRKSLKVVLWIIASIIMLVVLVALSLNIPAVQNFVKDKALGYLKNKTHTEVRLESIHIAFPKDVVLNKFYLEDKKGDTLLYAQKLAVDISLFKLLSNKVEINNISLQKIRANVTRINPDTAFNFSFLVDAFMSEEKKPEDQVQKDTTSTLKFSVSKINLEDIGIVYRDDVAGNEVKLSLGEFKTNIKDFDLDHQRYVIKTLSLKNSNLKYFQTKPLTQLKEHLEKSIDTAKTESGKLPYVEVEDFAFNNIRIAFDDRLSQMSADVNLNELLVNKLIADLTNNNYKAETAKINNSKVSYTAAASEMKANVDLKEFSISKLIADLNKSKYQVDEATLNNSDVLFAFKPSPPAKTTAKADTASASAPISLLLSKLSLSKNNIQFDNMSAKPGKGMDFNHLKIKDLGLVAEELGYGSDGSIKVKVKEGVFTEKSGFQLLKLQGDVLYSDKAIKVKNFLLKTPNTAIENATELNYTSMEDLTKHPERVKMNMLFKNSTIGLKDAAYFSDAVPLEYRNEKIKVNANVNGYLNNLSIPRLQISGLKSTNIDISGTAKGLPDMNKLFLDLNVKKFSLTKKDLLVLIPKKSLPTNIELPNAIQANGKFTGSLTNFKTGFNINTDMGAAKLLASMKGPKGKESYTADINLNNFNVGRLLKQQAQLGRITAKATVNGIGLDAKKAAVKFNAEVISAYYNKYTYKNLKLNGTYAQQKLDLKSNMADSNANFNLTAAVNIAGKYPAVKAKMDLGQVDLRKLNFSPTEFKLAGTVDANLSTADVDYLNGDVFIRGLQVVKDGQRFNVDTINLHAETSAEKSLLTLRSELMRARIDGQYQLTNLATAVTNQINKYYQFGEVKRIPDQRFRFFARIYNPKFIQNFVPELTTFSPSMIYGLLDTKKDSLTMKAWVPQVVYGDYKVDSTKLSIDNNDQKLNYKLTVKSMQSSSINLFNTEISGAAANNNLGVNIFLRDSKLKNKYLLGGNFQSINKDFRFSFDPQKLILDYQKWAISADNYIQFGQSGISARSFDLSKDNQLLSINSVNNEPNSPLKVLFKDFRIETLTKFAEQDSSLVGGSINGTVDAKDLTGMPKFEANLTIDQLRYQKDQLGTLRVAVNNNTENAFETNIALTGVHELRANGFYYTAPKSALDLTLNIDKIDLKGLESVSMGQIKNGSGTITGQLSVKGELTSPKILGDINFKQAAFTATYVNSYFKMPNETISFTDEGVKFDNFNILDSIGQPLKVDGMIYTTNYQDFRFGLDVSANNFRLMNSTAKDNEMIYGKVFVSTRSFKIRGDMNQPDIDMNLQVNKGTKFFFAMVDSDPSIVDQEGIVEFIDEDAPPFNGKKAIHTDSIPKSAFKGFNLSADIDLDKEAEFTVVVDAVTGDQLKVKGEGSLNATMDPSGKMSLTGRYLLSDGAYNLSVGPKKMDFKIQQGSSIVWTGEPTSANVNITAVREVNAPAIDLVNDQVQDQEMLKNQAKQKFPFQVYLDITGELMKPIIAFRIALPENEKNALGGAVETKLQQVNANESELNKQVFALLALGRFIADNPFQSLASGGNNVAESFARSSATRLLAQQMNNLASDLIKGVDINFGLNSSEDYSTGKMENKTDLEIGLSKKLLDDRLTVTVGSSFGLEGPKQANQSSNNIAGNVNIEYLLSKDGRYRLRAYRRNQTEGIIEGQIIETGLGFALVVDYNRFREIFRKFRDRDNRKKKTEQKPKDEKAN; encoded by the coding sequence TTGAATAAATATATACGTAAAAGTCTTAAAGTTGTACTTTGGATTATCGCCAGCATCATTATGCTCGTTGTCCTTGTTGCACTTTCCCTGAATATTCCCGCTGTCCAAAACTTCGTAAAGGATAAAGCCCTCGGCTATCTGAAAAACAAAACCCATACTGAAGTTCGCCTGGAGAGCATCCATATCGCTTTTCCAAAAGATGTAGTCCTCAATAAGTTTTACCTGGAAGATAAAAAAGGAGATACACTACTGTATGCACAAAAGCTGGCCGTAGACATTAGTCTATTCAAATTACTGAGCAACAAGGTAGAGATCAACAACATCTCCCTGCAAAAAATCAGGGCCAATGTGACCCGTATCAACCCGGACACTGCTTTTAATTTCTCCTTTTTAGTAGACGCTTTTATGTCTGAAGAGAAAAAACCGGAAGATCAGGTTCAGAAAGATACCACCTCGACGCTTAAGTTCTCCGTTAGCAAGATCAATCTGGAAGATATTGGCATTGTTTACCGTGATGACGTCGCAGGAAATGAAGTAAAATTAAGCCTGGGTGAATTTAAAACAAACATTAAAGATTTTGACCTGGACCATCAGCGTTATGTGATCAAAACACTTAGTCTCAAAAACTCCAACCTGAAATATTTCCAGACAAAACCTTTAACTCAGTTAAAGGAACACCTGGAAAAAAGCATTGATACCGCAAAAACGGAATCAGGAAAACTCCCCTATGTGGAGGTGGAAGATTTTGCGTTTAACAACATCAGGATCGCCTTCGACGACCGGCTTTCTCAAATGAGTGCCGATGTGAACCTGAATGAGCTGCTCGTTAACAAGCTCATTGCAGATCTGACCAATAACAATTATAAGGCAGAAACGGCAAAGATTAACAATTCTAAGGTCAGCTATACTGCTGCTGCCAGCGAGATGAAAGCAAACGTAGACCTTAAAGAATTTTCTATCAGCAAGCTGATCGCCGATCTGAATAAGAGTAAGTATCAGGTGGATGAGGCAACTTTAAACAATTCAGATGTCCTCTTTGCGTTTAAACCCAGCCCTCCAGCTAAGACAACGGCAAAAGCAGATACGGCTTCGGCCTCCGCTCCCATCTCTTTGCTCCTGAGCAAATTGAGCCTTTCTAAAAACAACATACAGTTCGACAATATGTCGGCAAAGCCAGGCAAAGGAATGGACTTTAACCATTTAAAGATAAAGGACCTCGGACTTGTTGCAGAAGAACTGGGCTATGGTTCGGATGGCAGCATCAAAGTAAAAGTCAAAGAAGGCGTATTCACAGAGAAAAGCGGTTTCCAATTATTGAAACTGCAGGGCGATGTCCTTTACTCCGACAAAGCCATAAAAGTAAAAAACTTCCTGTTGAAGACTCCAAACACCGCTATAGAGAATGCCACGGAACTGAATTACACCTCAATGGAGGACCTGACGAAACATCCGGAACGCGTAAAAATGAACATGTTGTTCAAAAACTCCACCATAGGACTTAAAGACGCAGCCTATTTCAGCGATGCTGTTCCTCTGGAATATAGAAATGAAAAAATTAAGGTCAATGCCAACGTAAATGGATATCTGAATAACCTTTCCATTCCCCGTCTGCAGATTTCCGGACTGAAAAGCACCAATATAGACATCAGTGGAACCGCCAAAGGACTACCGGATATGAACAAGTTATTCCTGGACCTGAATGTCAAGAAATTCTCTTTAACGAAAAAAGACCTGCTGGTGTTGATTCCTAAAAAATCATTACCCACAAATATTGAACTGCCAAATGCGATTCAGGCAAACGGTAAGTTTACAGGCTCGCTGACCAATTTTAAAACAGGCTTTAACATCAATACAGACATGGGAGCGGCAAAGCTTCTTGCCAGTATGAAAGGTCCGAAAGGGAAAGAAAGTTATACCGCAGATATCAACCTTAACAACTTCAATGTGGGTCGGTTATTGAAACAGCAAGCACAACTGGGCAGGATAACGGCAAAAGCAACTGTAAACGGAATAGGACTGGATGCTAAAAAAGCGGCGGTGAAGTTCAATGCAGAAGTGATCAGTGCCTATTACAACAAATACACGTATAAAAACCTGAAGCTCAACGGTACTTATGCACAACAGAAACTAGACCTGAAAAGTAATATGGCAGATAGCAATGCCAATTTTAACTTAACCGCAGCGGTAAACATCGCCGGAAAATACCCGGCGGTAAAAGCCAAAATGGATTTAGGTCAGGTAGATTTAAGGAAATTAAATTTCAGTCCGACGGAATTTAAGCTTGCAGGAACAGTAGACGCGAACCTGAGTACTGCTGATGTGGATTACCTGAACGGAGATGTTTTCATCAGGGGCTTGCAGGTAGTAAAAGACGGACAGCGTTTCAATGTGGACACCATTAACCTACATGCAGAAACCAGTGCGGAAAAGAGTTTACTCACCTTAAGATCAGAACTCATGAGGGCGAGGATAGATGGCCAGTATCAGCTGACCAATCTGGCGACAGCAGTGACCAATCAGATCAATAAATATTACCAGTTCGGAGAGGTAAAAAGAATTCCGGATCAACGGTTCCGCTTCTTTGCCAGGATCTATAACCCTAAATTCATTCAGAACTTCGTTCCTGAGTTAACGACCTTCTCTCCTTCCATGATTTATGGATTACTGGACACGAAGAAAGACAGTTTAACCATGAAAGCCTGGGTTCCACAAGTGGTTTATGGAGATTACAAGGTCGATAGTACTAAGCTGAGCATCGATAATAACGATCAGAAGCTGAATTACAAGCTGACGGTGAAGAGCATGCAAAGTTCTTCCATCAATCTGTTCAATACGGAAATAAGTGGCGCTGCTGCAAATAATAACCTTGGGGTCAATATCTTTTTAAGAGACAGTAAACTGAAAAACAAATACCTGCTTGGAGGCAATTTCCAGTCGATCAATAAAGATTTCCGTTTTAGCTTTGATCCGCAGAAACTGATATTGGATTACCAGAAGTGGGCGATATCTGCCGATAACTATATCCAATTTGGGCAGTCCGGCATCTCTGCCAGAAGTTTTGACTTGAGCAAAGACAACCAGTTACTGAGCATCAACAGCGTTAACAACGAACCCAATTCCCCATTAAAAGTCCTGTTCAAGGATTTCAGAATAGAAACCCTGACCAAATTTGCAGAGCAGGATAGTTCTCTTGTAGGCGGATCCATCAATGGAACAGTAGATGCAAAAGACCTGACAGGAATGCCTAAATTTGAGGCCAACCTGACCATTGATCAGCTGCGCTATCAGAAAGACCAGCTCGGCACTTTAAGAGTTGCAGTAAACAACAATACCGAAAATGCTTTTGAAACGAATATTGCCTTAACCGGAGTGCATGAACTCCGTGCAAATGGTTTCTATTATACAGCACCTAAAAGTGCATTGGACCTTACGTTGAATATCGATAAAATTGACCTGAAAGGCCTGGAAAGTGTATCCATGGGGCAGATTAAAAATGGTTCAGGAACGATCACAGGGCAATTGTCCGTAAAGGGAGAACTCACTTCCCCTAAAATATTAGGAGACATTAATTTCAAACAGGCCGCATTCACCGCAACTTATGTAAATTCTTATTTTAAGATGCCGAATGAAACCATCAGCTTTACGGATGAAGGCGTTAAGTTTGACAATTTCAACATCCTCGATTCTATCGGACAACCTTTAAAGGTGGATGGGATGATCTACACTACAAATTACCAGGACTTCCGCTTCGGCCTGGATGTTTCAGCCAATAATTTCAGGTTGATGAACTCCACGGCTAAAGACAATGAAATGATCTATGGAAAGGTCTTCGTCAGCACCCGCTCCTTTAAAATCAGGGGCGACATGAACCAACCCGACATTGATATGAACCTACAGGTAAATAAAGGAACAAAGTTCTTCTTTGCCATGGTTGACTCCGATCCTTCCATTGTTGACCAGGAAGGAATCGTCGAATTTATTGATGAAGATGCTCCGCCATTTAATGGCAAAAAGGCAATTCATACCGATAGTATTCCTAAATCTGCTTTCAAAGGATTTAACCTGAGCGCAGATATCGATCTGGATAAAGAAGCAGAATTTACTGTCGTAGTAGATGCAGTGACCGGAGATCAATTAAAAGTAAAAGGTGAAGGCAGTCTGAATGCAACAATGGATCCTAGCGGAAAAATGAGCCTAACCGGACGATACCTGTTATCAGACGGGGCCTATAACCTTAGCGTTGGGCCTAAAAAAATGGACTTTAAGATCCAGCAGGGAAGCAGCATTGTCTGGACAGGGGAACCGACTTCAGCAAATGTAAACATCACCGCAGTACGTGAGGTGAACGCACCGGCGATAGATCTGGTTAATGATCAGGTACAGGATCAGGAAATGTTAAAGAATCAGGCCAAACAAAAATTCCCGTTCCAGGTCTACCTTGACATTACCGGAGAATTGATGAAACCCATTATTGCTTTCCGCATTGCACTACCGGAAAACGAGAAAAATGCACTTGGCGGAGCGGTAGAAACCAAATTACAGCAGGTAAATGCAAATGAAAGCGAATTAAACAAACAGGTTTTTGCCTTGCTTGCCTTAGGTCGCTTTATTGCAGACAATCCATTCCAGAGTCTGGCCAGTGGGGGCAATAATGTTGCAGAATCTTTCGCCCGCTCAAGTGCGACCAGATTACTCGCTCAGCAAATGAATAACCTGGCCTCAGATCTGATCAAAGGGGTAGACATTAACTTTGGATTGAATTCCTCAGAAGATTATTCTACCGGAAAAATGGAAAACAAGACTGATCTGGAAATCGGTTTGTCTAAAAAACTATTAGACGACAGGCTAACAGTAACTGTGGGTAGCTCTTTCGGATTAGAAGGACCAAAACAAGCCAATCAAAGCAGCAATAACATTGCAGGAAATGTGAACATCGAATACTTGTTATCAAAAGATGGCCGTTACCGATTAAGGGCCTACAGAAGAAATCAGACGGAAGGAATTATTGAAGGTCAGATCATAGAAACAGGCCTTGGTTTTGCCTTGGTGGTAGATTACAACAGATTCAGAGAGATCTTCAGAAAATTCAGAGATAGAGACAACAGAAAGAAAAAAACAGAACAGAAGCCTAAAGATGAGAAAGCGAATTAA
- a CDS encoding BamA/TamA family outer membrane protein gives MISCLMVAACSTTKHLPEGENLYVGASVKINPDSTGKIKDEKGIKSVLEAKTRPLPNSSFLGFKYKLFFYNLAGQPTKEKGFRYWLRNKQGQPPVLGSQVKLKYNNDVLRSYLVTQGYLQAEVTGDTVVKNKKVKAIYTAQTGERYKINKVTFPKDSTVIVANINSNASKSLLKAGDFYDFETIKNERIRIDNDLKEAGYFYFSPDFLLIQADSTIGKNMVNLFVKVKESTPDVSKKPYTINNITIYPNYNLRNDSGIKASEPILYKDFKILDPKNTFKLGVFDRLVFFNKGETYNRRDHNQSLNRMVNIGTFKFVKADFIPVDSFKNNQLDINFYLTPLKKNSLSFQVTGTSKSNNFVGSEVKITQTTRNVFRGAEQLEVSASGGFEQQIKGGQTKQGNSFSLTGQAKLIFPRFLIPFFKFNSTNAFIPRTNIMASYQILSRADYSLNAIKGEFGYNWKESIFKEHTFNPISINYVKSNVKDTSLFRKNPALRNSLEDQYIIGLNYNFTYNDQVDNNRRNNIYFSGDLETAGNVTGLFTSKNNLGKKTLFGTDLSQFIRLEGDIRNYYKVNKNTTWASRFNVGYGYTYGNSTSLPFVRQFFAGGSSDIRAFGARLLGPGSYIPKEELTFKDQGADIKIMLNTELRFKLVSIFYGALFIDAGNIWTRKEDVNRPGAKFKFNSFMNEMAVGTGAGLRMDVSFFVLRLDAAFPLRKPYLPEGKRWVINDLNFGDKAWRKENLTFNLGIGYPF, from the coding sequence ATGATTTCGTGTTTGATGGTTGCTGCCTGCAGTACGACCAAACACTTGCCTGAAGGAGAAAATCTGTATGTAGGTGCATCGGTAAAAATCAATCCGGATTCTACCGGAAAGATTAAGGATGAAAAAGGGATCAAAAGTGTTTTGGAAGCTAAGACCAGGCCGCTTCCCAACAGTTCTTTTCTGGGTTTCAAATACAAGCTGTTCTTTTATAATTTGGCGGGCCAACCTACGAAAGAAAAAGGGTTCCGGTATTGGTTACGTAATAAACAGGGGCAGCCCCCTGTATTGGGAAGCCAGGTAAAATTGAAATACAATAATGATGTACTGAGGAGTTACCTTGTCACCCAGGGATATTTACAAGCAGAAGTGACTGGTGATACCGTCGTTAAAAATAAAAAAGTGAAAGCCATTTATACTGCGCAAACCGGCGAGAGGTATAAAATCAATAAGGTCACTTTCCCAAAAGACAGTACCGTTATCGTCGCTAATATCAATAGCAATGCCTCAAAGTCCTTGCTCAAAGCCGGAGATTTTTATGATTTCGAGACGATAAAAAACGAACGGATCAGAATTGACAATGACCTTAAGGAAGCCGGTTATTTTTATTTTAGCCCTGATTTCCTGTTGATACAAGCAGATAGCACCATCGGCAAAAATATGGTTAACCTGTTTGTAAAGGTGAAAGAAAGCACACCTGATGTTTCCAAGAAGCCATATACGATCAATAACATTACGATCTATCCGAATTATAACTTAAGAAACGACTCTGGCATTAAGGCCAGTGAACCGATATTGTATAAGGATTTTAAAATCCTGGATCCTAAGAATACGTTCAAATTAGGCGTATTTGACCGCCTGGTATTTTTCAATAAAGGAGAAACCTATAACAGAAGAGACCATAACCAGTCTTTAAACAGAATGGTCAACATTGGGACGTTTAAGTTTGTAAAGGCTGATTTTATTCCGGTAGATAGTTTTAAAAACAATCAATTGGACATCAATTTCTATTTAACGCCATTAAAGAAAAACTCACTTTCCTTCCAGGTTACAGGAACAAGTAAATCCAATAACTTCGTAGGATCGGAAGTAAAGATTACACAAACCACGAGGAACGTTTTCCGTGGCGCAGAGCAACTGGAGGTAAGTGCCAGTGGTGGTTTTGAACAACAAATCAAAGGAGGGCAAACTAAACAGGGAAACTCATTTTCTCTAACCGGCCAGGCCAAATTGATTTTCCCCCGGTTCCTGATTCCTTTTTTCAAATTTAACAGCACCAATGCCTTTATCCCAAGAACCAATATCATGGCTTCTTATCAGATCCTGAGCAGGGCCGATTATAGTTTAAATGCGATCAAAGGAGAATTTGGATACAACTGGAAAGAAAGCATTTTCAAAGAGCATACCTTTAACCCGATTTCGATTAACTATGTAAAATCTAATGTAAAGGACACTAGTCTGTTTAGAAAAAATCCGGCGCTTAGAAATTCTTTAGAGGACCAGTACATCATTGGCTTGAATTACAATTTCACCTATAATGATCAGGTGGACAACAACCGCAGAAACAATATTTATTTTTCAGGAGACCTGGAAACGGCAGGAAATGTAACCGGATTGTTTACTTCCAAAAATAACCTTGGAAAGAAAACCTTATTTGGTACCGACCTTTCTCAGTTTATCCGCCTGGAAGGCGATATAAGAAATTATTACAAGGTTAATAAAAACACGACCTGGGCCAGCAGATTCAACGTTGGTTACGGCTATACTTATGGAAACAGCACTTCCCTCCCATTTGTACGTCAGTTCTTTGCAGGAGGTAGTAGTGACATCAGGGCCTTCGGCGCCAGACTTCTTGGCCCGGGAAGTTATATACCAAAAGAGGAACTTACCTTCAAAGATCAGGGTGCTGATATCAAGATCATGCTGAATACAGAACTGCGTTTCAAACTCGTGAGCATCTTCTATGGTGCTTTATTCATTGACGCCGGAAATATCTGGACCAGAAAAGAAGATGTCAACAGACCTGGAGCTAAATTCAAATTCAACAGCTTCATGAATGAAATGGCGGTAGGTACCGGTGCAGGATTAAGAATGGACGTTTCCTTCTTTGTACTCCGCTTAGACGCTGCTTTTCCACTCCGGAAACCATACCTCCCTGAAGGAAAAAGATGGGTAATTAACGATCTTAATTTCGGCGATAAAGCCTGGAGAAAAGAGAACTTAACCTTTAATCTTGGGATAGGATATCCTTTTTAA